A single region of the Halopiger xanaduensis SH-6 genome encodes:
- a CDS encoding Htur_1727 family rSAM-partnered candidate RiPP translates to MVEKARRAKVEYDDSESPIPQWEVFVRDEEGGPLRHVGSVAAESATDAHEQASRLFGWYSVDLWVCPADEVVRFSTRAVDDEAADPDADDDGTTDDTDDGSEEPRVYKETAGVSDVNSL, encoded by the coding sequence ATGGTCGAGAAGGCGCGCCGTGCGAAGGTCGAATACGACGACTCCGAATCGCCGATCCCGCAGTGGGAGGTCTTCGTCCGCGACGAGGAGGGCGGTCCGCTGCGCCACGTCGGCAGCGTCGCCGCCGAGAGCGCGACGGACGCCCACGAACAGGCCTCGAGGCTGTTCGGCTGGTATTCGGTCGACCTCTGGGTCTGTCCGGCCGACGAGGTCGTCCGGTTCTCGACGCGGGCCGTCGACGACGAGGCGGCCGATCCGGACGCGGACGACGATGGAACGACAGACGACACGGACGACGGGAGCGAGGAACCGCGCGTGTACAAGGAAACCGCCGGCGTCTCCGACGTAAATAGTTTGTAA
- a CDS encoding type IV pilin, with amino-acid sequence MRSVSLSDDRTAVSSVVGVLLLIAITVVLAGVVHTFAFSLADDTLQTYPTAGVSIDADADCDDEKATGLVATHVAGDSIPANELYLETTSDDPDLSGSWAAPDEYATAGVDDGTVSAGDTATVCAKEDALEGTTVQVVWRAESDARSLVLAERDGS; translated from the coding sequence ATGCGCTCCGTGTCGCTATCCGACGACCGAACCGCCGTCTCGTCCGTCGTCGGCGTCCTCCTTCTGATCGCGATCACCGTCGTCCTGGCCGGCGTCGTTCACACGTTCGCGTTCAGTCTCGCGGACGACACCCTCCAGACGTATCCGACTGCCGGCGTCTCGATCGACGCCGACGCGGACTGTGACGACGAGAAGGCGACGGGCCTCGTTGCGACCCACGTCGCCGGGGATTCGATCCCCGCTAACGAACTCTATCTAGAAACCACCAGCGACGACCCCGATCTCTCGGGTTCGTGGGCGGCGCCGGACGAGTACGCGACCGCCGGCGTCGACGACGGGACGGTGAGCGCGGGCGATACCGCGACCGTCTGCGCCAAAGAGGATGCTCTCGAGGGGACGACGGTGCAGGTCGTCTGGCGGGCGGAGTCGGACGCTCGATCCCTCGTCTTGGCGGAGCGGGACGGCAGCTAA
- a CDS encoding CGCGG family putative rSAM-modified RiPP protein — translation MAEDVSDVEPVTRRDHENSWSANLEQPRHAADRDLVVEQAKDAVEATESGYHVNLVTHGDHGHPETYLWDELEAAFENVDLEYVDQCGCGGHVTRAHVRD, via the coding sequence ATGGCCGAAGACGTCAGCGACGTCGAACCGGTGACGCGGCGCGACCACGAAAATTCCTGGTCCGCGAACCTCGAGCAGCCCCGACACGCGGCCGACCGCGACCTCGTCGTCGAGCAGGCCAAAGACGCGGTCGAGGCGACCGAGAGCGGCTACCACGTCAACCTCGTGACCCACGGCGACCACGGCCACCCCGAAACCTACCTCTGGGACGAACTCGAGGCCGCGTTCGAGAACGTCGACCTCGAGTACGTCGACCAGTGTGGCTGCGGTGGTCACGTAACTCGCGCGCACGTTCGGGACTGA